A genomic segment from Bradyrhizobium sp. ISRA430 encodes:
- a CDS encoding NEL-type E3 ubiquitin ligase domain-containing protein: MGRRAGRGGIWRSFADEPGAEEYSRFLDRLRDTVNYDAFRQAVAEDLRQAAGSPTLREQFLQAAVAASESCEDRIKLNWNGMQNARVNADVLDGAYNEHLDKLLQQGHIIFRLVALEGIAREKVTSPSWTTHRAGHALRGVF; encoded by the coding sequence TTGGGTCGACGAGCCGGACGCGGCGGCATCTGGCGGAGCTTCGCCGACGAGCCGGGAGCCGAGGAATATTCACGCTTCCTCGACAGGCTGCGGGACACCGTGAACTATGACGCATTCCGGCAGGCGGTGGCCGAAGACCTGCGGCAGGCAGCGGGAAGCCCGACATTGCGCGAGCAGTTCCTCCAGGCGGCCGTCGCAGCTAGCGAGAGCTGCGAGGATCGCATCAAGTTGAACTGGAATGGCATGCAAAACGCACGCGTGAACGCTGATGTTCTGGACGGAGCTTATAATGAGCATCTCGACAAGCTCCTTCAGCAGGGCCACATTATATTCCGCTTGGTCGCGCTCGAGGGGATCGCGCGCGAAAAGGTCACCTCGCCTTCGTGGACGACGCATCGCGCCGGACATGCGCTTCGTGGGGTCTTCTAG